The Pseudophryne corroboree isolate aPseCor3 chromosome 10, aPseCor3.hap2, whole genome shotgun sequence DNA segment ACAGTTATGTTTCCTTTGTTTGTAATTATCTCTGAGCTGTGATAACAAAGAAGCTTTATATATACTTCTGCATGTATGCATCTAAAATCACTACTGTGGCCCTGTATACCCACAATCAGGATGCATGTGCTCAATTTAGATGCATGCACAGGGAAAAGAAATTGCTCAGCTGCACCACCCAACATCAACGTAGCATGCAACTCAGAACCAGGCCCTTAATTCTCTTTGTGAGCTGCAATATATAAAATTGCACCATAATCACAAAGGTCACTCACTGCATTTCTTTTCTTGACTGCACAGTGATCAATAATAAACCCTTCTTCAGTGAAAACTTGTTTGACAAAGTTCTCATCATGTTTGAACACATGAATCTTATCCTGCCCAACTGTTAAATAAGTTGTATTTAACATCGCAATGATTATCAGGTTTCCTTTAGGTTTCAATAACTTCCCAATTTTCCTGAAATTCTTTCTATAAACATCTTGGTCTTTGCTGATGAGttccagcagccacacagtgatcACACAGTCTGCAGGTGGAAGCACCTCCGGGTCTGTCAGATTTTCTTTTTCAAAGTCACATTTCATGATGTTTGCAATTGCTGTCTTCAACGTAATATCTTCGCCCTGAAACAGGTCACTGAAATATACAATGACAATAAGGTTAATTTGGATGTATTACTAGCTATGCATGCACACAAGAAATAACATAGACAGTAGTTTTGTGTAGACCAGATTTTAAACTGAGATTCAATTGGTGGGACGGGAACATTTAGGGAGGCATTATCTGTTTTCTGGAAGGGTTCCTTAAAGGTGGTGGAGATTCAGTTATATTCGGAACCTTTAATGAGACACCCCTTTAATCTTCTGTGTGCATTTTTAATGGCAGTAGTGGCCTTTGGGTACCTTATATTTTCAGTGACACTAAGCTTCTTACAACTTTATTGTATTGCTCAGACTTTTTCTCGGCTTAAAACTAGAGATATCATTGGGTTTTGGTTCGGATTCAGTTTTTGGTTCAgtttaaaaattgttaaaaaagcaATAATTATTGATAAAAATTAGGGATGAGTTGGTTCGGCTCCTCAGGGACCGAACCCTATTGcacatcatgtcccgagcccggatctgagtccagctcgggATTTCCCacaagactcagaaaccagaacgaggcaaaacatcatcctccctcTGTCAGATTTTCGcgggctttggatcccatataaacagccgcgtgtcactgccattttcactccgcacttggagagtgagggagactgacctctctgtgggtggtggcatggggttagtgtgtgctctgttggggtgctgctgcagtctagTAGTGTAGCTTTGCTGTATTAGGAGTGCTGACCTGGCTAtccctgctgtcctggctgtcactggtgttactgccaggtgctgcagttgtacatgtgtgttgctgtcctggctgtcactgtgttgtacacagGTCAGGgacactgtgaaatataggggtgctgatgtcttattaacattacactggccctgtctgctataacagtttggttgctggttaaaaattaaaatccaagaagcaaaaattaataatcagaaaaaaaagaaattatctgatgagaaatgtaaaattggcaatatgccattcactacacgaagtggcaaggtgagcaagcccaggtggtgaaacgtacgtcctaatTACGGCCCTACGCACagtctcctcactgcagggggagccgtgatcagcagcagcagcttcaaacGGTCGAGCGGCTTGGATCAACTGAACACGGAGACACCGCGGCCAGCAGCGGTGACTTATAGCGATTTGCGCTTCAGATACAACAATCCGGGGGAAccgtgatcagcagcagcagcttcaagtAATCGAGCGGCTTGGATCAACTGAACACGGAGACACCGCGGCCAGCAGCGGTGACATATAGCGATTTGCGCTTCAGATACAACAATCCGGTACTCCCCATATCTTCTCCTTTCCCCTCTTTCCCTTCACGGATGGACATTTGGtttccggtggcgcatccggaccctgcaaggcaatctagcatcagggtccgcctaacaccactTACGGTTTCTCAAGTTGCCATCCGCCTTTTTCTTCTTTCACGGCACAGCCCACgatcctactctcatctgtcctccgctctaatgatgaggtcagacagcagatgggatcagtgaactggagtgcctactATCCTTTTTCTTCAGCTTTCACTTGTTAGGAATTCTCAAAtgtatgtttttcttttctttttgcaaTAGGTATAAACCTCTTTGAAAAATATGGCAATGAGCAAGGTGTAACAAACGTGGATACACTAATATCAGAGATATTATTCAGTCTGTGCTCACAAGGATATATATTGAAATCAGTCTCTAATAGCAATATTATCAATTTAGGAGCAATTTAGATGTGGGCAATTGCAGTCTAAATTTTAAATTTAAACCTTGCTCTAAAGAACAAAAGATTTATTGATCTTATCTCTCATAACTTTAGCTGAGAGCATAAATTTAATTTTTCACTATTTATTATTTTTCCTTTCATTTCGGACTCTGGCTCTgtcccaagtggcgcatttagaccctgcaaggctcatCAGCATCAGGGCCtacctaacaccacgacggggtcttcaGCCAGTGTGCCTGTCTTTCATACTTCCACGGCACAGCCGACGGtcccactctcatctttcctccgctcttggatgaggtcggacagcagatgggatcagtttaCTAGAGTGTCTACACTTATTTTCtttaccccccctctcttttgttaTATCACAATATAAATTTTGCCTATATGCAGTAATGTGATTCCAGAATACGGACAATTACTAAAGAGTACAGGATCTGTAATGTATATTGATACCTTTTTTTCAAATGTGATTATGTGCTGATTGATTCATATGTTTTTGTTACACTGTGACTGGAATGTGGCCCTAACACAAGGTGGCTATCTATGCACCAGCACCCGTTCCATACAATTTTGATACAACATGTATCAGGTTCTTGTTTAAGAAGTCAAATTGCAACCATGTATTCTTTATTTACTAACACAGTTATGGATAACATTTCTGTTCCATCTCTATGGAAAAGGCATCAGTCTTTTGTGCACAAGCTTGACTGAAGGGTGGGGAGAAGCTGATCCAAAGAAGTTTTCTAGCATTATTTACACCGCTTGATAAAATCCAGACGCATATAATTGGTCTGAATTTATTTGTGATATTTAAAGTTCAAAAAGATTAATGAATTTTCTGATTATATGTGAGTAAAAAATATCACTACTGCTGTCTATCTGAATagtctgatagattactatcattgtcCTTTTTATTTTTGAGCAAAATACATCACTATAAAAAACGACTGTATTTGCTCCCATTTatagatttttaccactgtttataaAGGGATTCATTAATTGATACTTATAGTATACCCCTTTCATTTTTTAGTCAAGTAAtgaataataaaagctaagttttaatataAAGTAATTTTTCATCAATTCATATAgattatttaaaagagtgctccaaacaaaggaatttcttttcttttggtgagatgtgggttcttccacATCCACTAaatcaatgtgtatctggtacattattccttggagcacctccaacgttagaatAGTTGCCCATGGGggccttattttttcttttttcttttgttcaGTTGGTTATCACTATTTAGTCAATTAATTATatttagtctggtgcaggataaaccTTGCTTTGtcataaaaattaaaagcacactgctcctgtatgctgtgaaatataggggtgctgctgatttcttaacaacattacactggtcctgtctgctaTAAAGGTTTGggggcagttaaaaattaaaagcacactgctcctgtatgctgtgaaatataggggtgctgatgtcttaataacattacactgtccctgtagGTTGTATATATTTAGAGGtgctgttgctgttaaaataaattacactggtcttgtatgctgtaagaatacaggggcgctgtgaaaataaaggggtacagttctgtgtgctgtaataataaaggggtgctgtcctgtaaaatggagaacaatttggaggaaaaaatactggaagatcaggaaccacttccagttcctagtactagtgatgaagctgctgctgccaccagtcatgacattgatgatgcaattccatcaacgctgTTTGCTAAGGCCGATGTTTAATGTCATAGAGGGTAtggaaaatccaagaagcaaaaattaataatcagaaaaaaaagaaa contains these protein-coding regions:
- the LOC134965605 gene encoding nicotinamide N-methyltransferase-like; this translates as MDSCSTKFYHVHGFDSRENLESYFSNKEEMVFKDDSLQFPMESLYRAFNEGLIKGDLLIDISSGSYVHHLYSASGCFKQVCVLRCADKCIMELNRWIHKRTGAFDWSHIFSLVKDLEGKSDLFQGEDITLKTAIANIMKCDFEKENLTDPEVLPPADCVITVWLLELISKDQDVYRKNFRKIGKLLKPKGNLIIIAMLNTTYLTVGQDKIHVFKHDENFVKQVFTEEGFIIDHCAVKKRNAVSDLCDYGAILYIAAHKEN